A single candidate division SR1 bacterium Aalborg_AAW-1 DNA region contains:
- the trmH gene encoding tRNA (guanosine(18)-2'-O)-methyltransferase: protein MKRNTLIEAKSLLLGQNKRMNKRIVVENLRSAYNVGNIIRTADALGWGVIFVGYTARPDHKEVKKTALGAELTIPTMDFEHLSDALSFMQTHGLIIAAEITENSIPLTDIHDKIKNFTLGSELYVIVGNEVTGVESETLEKTDIISHIPMLGIKESLNVGQAAALFMRELQGL from the coding sequence ATGAAACGAAATACACTAATCGAGGCAAAATCTCTTTTGTTATGACAGAATAAGAGGATGAACAAACGAATTGTAGTTGAGAATTTGCGTAGCGCTTACAATGTAGGAAACATTATCCGTACGGCTGATGCTCTCTGATGGGGAGTAATTTTTGTAGGATATACTGCTCGTCCTGATCACAAAGAAGTAAAAAAAACTGCTCTCTGAGCTGAACTTACAATCCCTACCATGGACTTTGAACATCTGTCAGATGCACTCAGTTTTATGCAAACTCATGGACTTATCATCGCTGCAGAGATAACTGAAAACAGTATCCCTCTGACAGATATTCATGATAAGATCAAAAACTTCACGCTTGGATCAGAACTCTATGTCATCGTGGGCAACGAAGTCACAGGAGTCGAATCTGAAACATTAGAAAAAACAGACATCATCAGTCACATCCCTATGTTAGGTATCAAAGAATCCCTCAATGTAGGACAAGCTGCTGCTCTGTTTATGCGAGAGCTACAATGACTATAA